A window of Sulfuricurvum sp. contains these coding sequences:
- a CDS encoding HDOD domain-containing protein: protein MIEDIKSLPPLPASISKIQELCMMSEVDVNALAKVIESDPMLSANILKAANSPLYGMSREISSIHQAMMLFGISMIRGFAAANAIKKTLPLDMSPYNTTIEHLSEVSMMQQALVRLWYGEADKSMLPLLMSASFLMELGKLVGAAKIIKMGQEKLFASQIEESENIAEIEKIFFGMDSYEISALMFEHWHFESHLIDIFRAISDSEPQGYGAVLNVVSQAISLKEVLSEKSIERALGSIEKFGLPLAEFEKAVAMLKENIQK from the coding sequence ATGATTGAAGATATTAAAAGTCTCCCCCCGCTACCGGCTTCGATTAGCAAAATCCAAGAGCTATGCATGATGAGTGAAGTAGATGTCAATGCTTTGGCTAAAGTGATCGAGAGTGATCCGATGCTCAGTGCCAATATACTCAAAGCGGCGAACTCACCGTTGTATGGGATGAGTCGAGAGATATCGTCTATCCATCAGGCGATGATGCTGTTTGGTATTTCTATGATACGGGGTTTTGCGGCAGCGAATGCGATCAAAAAAACCCTTCCTCTGGATATGTCTCCGTACAATACGACCATCGAGCATTTGAGTGAAGTTTCGATGATGCAACAAGCTTTAGTGCGATTATGGTACGGTGAAGCTGATAAGAGTATGTTGCCGCTGTTGATGAGTGCTTCATTTTTAATGGAGCTCGGAAAATTGGTAGGCGCTGCCAAAATCATCAAAATGGGTCAAGAAAAGCTTTTTGCATCGCAAATTGAAGAATCTGAAAATATTGCAGAGATTGAGAAGATATTCTTTGGAATGGATAGTTATGAGATAAGTGCTCTAATGTTTGAACATTGGCATTTTGAATCCCATCTAATCGATATCTTCCGAGCTATTTCCGATTCAGAACCACAAGGGTATGGTGCTGTTTTAAACGTGGTGAGTCAAGCGATTTCACTTAAAGAGGTATTGAGTGAAAAATCGATAGAACGGGCTTTGGGGAGCATAGAGAAATTTGGATTACCGTTAGCAGAGTTTGAAAAAGCGGTTGCCATGCTCAAAGAAAATATACAAAAATAA
- a CDS encoding ATP-binding protein produces MRKPFDSISLMTLFELDENHLKQREKVGSYIHSFGSLIADRMYSHYLLKDPTFRNILSLSDTPRLVRMFGEYFSSLFIHPFDERLIERTRQIAEIHMAIGLEAIQVSRGFDILNEIIIDLAGINVNVREDLAIILKMIRISESVMNQSYVDRYFKHQEELKRENEVLTLFDTLYAALTIHKQNQQKLIRFWDKGAIENETFHTEDSCPFSRTLDVLGDKSELLLGFGIDISQARSLHHAYHENVEMLLQLPRAEGKTVYERIIEISQALYGIIDKPLSDISATTYMGVHSGIEFLHACAHSIYESGSSYNPDELINGVREKLYEQLHQTLGWCIEGLYVGEGHIDGGEEYDVVGKIVLNEHRMNVGVALKDIPNKHYMTEIIRILLEILRQNFQNREREHALIRLVDDAERSSRAKDMFLANMSHELRTPLNAIIGFSQILMMNKSIPENLRAYIQKITISGNNLLSLVNTILDFAKLEAGKLNFKPEITVVAGIFHEVLSIVEPLAQKKAITFHHPELISLGLYLDRSLIVQVLLNLLSNAVKFTQEGGEITLGLEYDLVERVYRFSITDTGIGIEAKDIATLFDPFTQVENPFQKSSKGTGLGLAISKRIIEDLHKGKLWVESQIGVGSTFYFTIPVSDSQTTMTSYPNLDSGLPSILIVEDAHEYQQILVERLKNDFNIMVTNSVNLAKELLEKERFDFIILDFFLVDGISSEVLQFMEANAIRTPTIIISAEDDNKLISHFPDAQNVEGIFNKVNINEICDFLTFQTKKRGSL; encoded by the coding sequence ATGCGTAAACCATTTGATTCCATATCACTGATGACATTATTTGAGCTGGATGAAAATCATCTTAAGCAACGTGAAAAAGTGGGTTCATATATTCATTCGTTCGGCAGTCTTATCGCCGATAGGATGTATAGCCATTATCTTTTAAAAGATCCTACGTTTCGTAATATCCTCTCCCTGTCCGATACTCCCCGTTTAGTCCGAATGTTTGGGGAGTATTTTAGCTCTTTGTTTATTCACCCTTTTGATGAGCGCTTGATAGAGAGAACGCGTCAAATCGCCGAAATCCATATGGCAATAGGGCTTGAAGCGATTCAAGTGTCACGCGGATTTGATATTTTAAATGAAATTATTATTGATTTAGCAGGTATCAATGTCAATGTACGGGAAGATTTAGCGATTATTCTCAAAATGATACGGATTAGTGAATCGGTGATGAATCAGAGTTATGTTGATCGTTACTTCAAACATCAAGAGGAGCTTAAGCGGGAGAATGAAGTCTTGACGCTGTTTGATACTTTATACGCAGCACTGACGATACACAAACAAAATCAGCAAAAATTGATACGTTTTTGGGATAAAGGGGCGATTGAGAACGAAACGTTTCACACTGAAGACTCCTGCCCTTTTAGTCGCACACTTGATGTACTAGGGGATAAATCGGAGTTGTTATTGGGTTTTGGGATAGATATTTCCCAAGCACGCTCTCTCCATCATGCCTATCATGAAAATGTGGAAATGTTGTTGCAGTTGCCACGTGCAGAGGGGAAAACGGTATATGAACGTATTATAGAGATATCCCAAGCGCTGTATGGGATTATCGATAAACCGCTCAGTGATATTTCGGCGACGACTTATATGGGTGTTCATTCGGGGATTGAGTTCTTGCACGCCTGTGCCCATTCAATATATGAGAGTGGTTCATCTTATAATCCGGATGAACTCATTAATGGTGTACGAGAAAAACTGTATGAGCAGCTTCACCAAACGCTCGGATGGTGTATCGAGGGATTGTATGTTGGTGAGGGGCATATTGATGGCGGGGAAGAGTACGATGTAGTCGGAAAGATCGTTCTCAATGAACATCGGATGAATGTCGGAGTGGCTTTGAAAGATATCCCTAATAAGCACTATATGACAGAAATTATCCGCATATTGCTCGAAATTTTGCGTCAAAACTTCCAAAATCGGGAGCGAGAACATGCGTTGATACGGCTTGTTGATGATGCTGAACGCTCCAGCAGGGCTAAAGATATGTTTTTAGCCAATATGAGTCATGAATTGCGAACGCCACTCAATGCTATCATCGGATTTTCTCAAATCTTGATGATGAATAAAAGCATTCCGGAAAATCTTCGAGCTTATATCCAAAAGATTACAATCTCGGGCAATAATCTTTTGTCGCTTGTGAATACGATTTTGGATTTTGCAAAATTGGAAGCAGGAAAGTTAAATTTCAAGCCGGAAATAACCGTTGTTGCAGGCATTTTTCATGAAGTGTTGTCTATTGTTGAGCCGTTGGCTCAGAAAAAAGCGATTACTTTCCATCATCCGGAATTGATTTCATTGGGGCTTTATTTGGATCGCTCATTGATTGTTCAAGTACTCTTAAACTTGCTTAGTAATGCAGTTAAATTTACCCAAGAGGGTGGAGAGATCACCTTGGGACTGGAGTATGATTTAGTGGAGCGGGTATATCGCTTTTCCATCACCGATACGGGGATAGGGATTGAAGCGAAAGATATCGCTACATTGTTTGACCCTTTTACGCAGGTGGAAAATCCATTTCAAAAAAGCAGTAAAGGGACGGGATTAGGATTGGCTATTTCGAAGCGGATTATCGAAGATCTCCATAAAGGAAAATTGTGGGTAGAGAGTCAAATTGGAGTAGGTTCTACCTTTTATTTTACGATCCCCGTATCTGACTCACAAACCACAATGACATCCTATCCGAATCTTGATTCCGGACTTCCTAGTATATTAATTGTTGAGGATGCTCATGAGTATCAGCAGATTTTGGTTGAGCGGTTAAAAAATGATTTTAATATCATGGTGACCAATTCAGTCAATCTTGCCAAAGAGCTTTTAGAAAAGGAGCGTTTTGATTTCATTATTCTCGATTTCTTTTTGGTGGATGGAATCAGCTCGGAAGTATTACAATTTATGGAAGCAAATGCTATTCGTACACCCACAATTATTATTTCGGCTGAAGATGATAATAAACTTATCTCTCATTTCCCTGATGCCCAAAATGTTGAGGGGATATTTAATAAGGTTAACATCAATGAGATATGCGATTTTCTTACATTCCAAACAAAAAAGAGAGGTTCATTATGA
- a CDS encoding response regulator, translated as MKILIAEDEEYNQMVVQAMVEILYPDVAITIVENGAEALEKLASEPFDLLLTDVDMPVMNGYILVDEIKKLGLILPMICVTAFAISGDREKLLLHGFDNYISKPIDMDEMKRVLDNYINA; from the coding sequence GTGAAAATTTTAATAGCTGAAGATGAAGAGTATAATCAAATGGTGGTGCAAGCAATGGTCGAAATCCTCTATCCTGATGTGGCTATAACGATTGTTGAGAATGGGGCTGAGGCGCTGGAGAAATTGGCGAGTGAGCCGTTTGATCTCCTTCTTACTGATGTTGATATGCCAGTTATGAATGGATATATTTTGGTGGATGAGATTAAAAAGCTTGGTCTTATCCTTCCGATGATATGTGTAACAGCGTTTGCGATTAGCGGAGATCGTGAGAAGTTATTGCTCCACGGTTTTGATAATTATATTTCAAAACCGATCGATATGGATGAGATGAAACGGGTATTGGATAACTACATCAATGCGTAA